Proteins encoded within one genomic window of Saccharopolyspora pogona:
- a CDS encoding FAD-dependent monooxygenase — translation MSDTRPLEVAVVGAGITGLAHAAALRRAGIGVAVYETANAFGDIGAGIQLAPNAVRLLHRLGLADGLAAVAVRSTAIEMRDGRTGQVRGRVPLDDCENRYGAPYYLLARFDLHALLASLLPDGVVELGKACESVAENDSAVQCRFADGTAVGADVLVGADGIRSAVRRARVDDQPVYSGFSVYRGLVDASGLPASFTEPRSIVWTGEGRHFVCYPVAGGRLVNFVATLSAEEWGAESWSEPGKAQDVLDAFADWDNVHPLVEAAETVTRWGLHVREDGPAWTTARTALAGDAAHPMLPFTAQGAGQGIEDAVALAGALARHGDDVSVALRTYEQVRRPRAMKVQQLSGDMGRNFHRGASESRQRPDAQPIGDTLDWLFDHDAEAL, via the coding sequence ATGAGCGACACGAGACCACTGGAGGTCGCGGTCGTGGGGGCGGGCATCACCGGGCTCGCCCACGCGGCGGCGCTACGGCGGGCGGGCATCGGCGTCGCGGTGTACGAGACGGCGAACGCCTTCGGCGACATCGGTGCGGGCATCCAGCTCGCCCCGAACGCGGTGCGCCTGCTGCACCGCCTCGGGCTGGCGGACGGCCTGGCGGCCGTGGCGGTGCGTTCGACCGCCATCGAGATGCGTGACGGGCGCACCGGTCAGGTGCGGGGCCGCGTCCCGCTGGACGACTGCGAGAACCGGTACGGCGCGCCGTACTACCTGCTCGCCCGCTTCGACCTGCACGCGCTGCTAGCGTCCCTGCTTCCCGACGGCGTGGTCGAGCTGGGCAAGGCCTGCGAGTCGGTGGCCGAGAATGACTCGGCCGTGCAGTGCCGGTTCGCCGACGGCACTGCCGTCGGCGCCGATGTGCTGGTCGGCGCCGACGGCATCCGGTCTGCGGTGCGCCGGGCCAGGGTGGACGACCAGCCCGTGTACTCGGGTTTCAGCGTCTACCGCGGCCTAGTCGACGCCAGCGGGTTGCCTGCCTCGTTCACCGAGCCCCGGTCGATCGTCTGGACCGGGGAGGGCAGGCATTTCGTGTGCTACCCGGTGGCCGGCGGCAGGCTGGTCAACTTCGTCGCGACCCTTTCCGCCGAGGAGTGGGGAGCGGAGTCCTGGTCGGAGCCGGGAAAGGCCCAGGATGTGCTCGACGCCTTCGCCGACTGGGACAACGTGCATCCCCTGGTCGAGGCCGCGGAAACGGTCACCCGCTGGGGCCTGCACGTCCGCGAGGACGGCCCGGCCTGGACCACCGCCCGGACCGCGCTGGCGGGCGATGCCGCGCACCCGATGCTGCCTTTCACGGCTCAGGGCGCGGGTCAGGGCATCGAAGACGCCGTTGCCCTGGCCGGTGCACTGGCACGCCACGGAGACGACGTCTCGGTGGCGTTGCGGACCTACGAGCAGGTGCGCCGCCCGCGGGCGATGAAGGTCCAACAGCTCTCCGGTGATATGGGGCGCAACTTCCACCGGGGCGCCTCCGAATCCCGGCAGCGTCCCGATGCCCAGCCGATCGGCGACACCCTCGACTGGCTTTTCGACCACGACGCGGAGGCCCTGTGA
- a CDS encoding 3-dehydroquinate synthase II, protein MKLTWVDVRTCPTKSAVLEEALHIKVDGILSDSAADFDGLPPTVRKILFPTGKSLPDDFGQADVVIVVPDEHGQLDELAAAHPEIEFGQYVEITDAATLDEACRSARSNQWSLLYFRDPTKIPLEIVIAAAAGSSGKLVTIAQDVTEAEIIFGVLEHGSDGVMLAPAAVGDTTALKAAAADGSPALDLVELTVTTTEHVGMGERACVDTCTYFRKDEGILVGSHSKGMILCVSETHPLPYMPTRPFRVNAGAIHSYTLSAEGRTHYLSELKSGSKVMAVDTSGRTRMVTVGRVKIESRPLISVDAVAPDGQTVNLILQDDWHVRVLGPAGVVLNSTELKPGDTVLGYLPTQDRHVGYPINEFCLEK, encoded by the coding sequence ATGAAGCTCACCTGGGTCGACGTGCGTACCTGCCCGACCAAGTCCGCCGTTCTGGAAGAGGCGCTCCACATCAAGGTGGATGGAATCCTATCGGACTCCGCCGCCGATTTCGACGGGTTGCCGCCGACGGTGCGGAAGATCCTGTTCCCGACCGGAAAGAGCTTGCCGGACGATTTCGGCCAGGCCGACGTGGTGATCGTCGTCCCCGACGAGCACGGGCAGCTCGACGAGCTCGCCGCGGCGCATCCCGAAATTGAGTTCGGGCAGTACGTCGAGATCACCGACGCCGCGACGCTGGACGAGGCGTGCCGGTCGGCACGGAGCAACCAGTGGAGCCTGCTGTACTTCCGCGATCCCACGAAGATTCCGCTGGAGATCGTGATCGCCGCCGCCGCGGGCTCGTCCGGGAAGCTGGTCACCATCGCCCAGGACGTGACCGAGGCTGAAATCATCTTCGGCGTGCTGGAGCATGGCTCGGACGGCGTCATGCTGGCGCCCGCGGCGGTGGGTGACACGACGGCGCTGAAGGCCGCAGCGGCGGACGGCAGTCCCGCGCTGGACCTCGTCGAGCTGACCGTCACGACGACCGAGCACGTCGGCATGGGCGAGCGGGCCTGCGTCGACACCTGCACCTACTTCCGCAAGGACGAGGGCATCCTGGTCGGCTCGCACTCCAAGGGCATGATCCTGTGCGTCAGCGAGACCCATCCGCTGCCCTACATGCCCACCCGGCCGTTCCGGGTCAACGCGGGCGCCATCCACTCGTACACCCTCTCCGCGGAAGGCCGCACCCACTACCTGAGCGAGCTGAAGTCCGGCAGCAAGGTCATGGCGGTGGACACCTCGGGCCGGACCCGGATGGTCACCGTGGGCCGCGTCAAGATCGAGAGCCGCCCGCTGATCTCCGTGGACGCGGTGGCTCCGGACGGGCAGACGGTCAACCTGATCCTGCAGGACGACTGGCACGTGCGCGTGCTCGGCCCGGCGGGTGTGGTGCTCAACAGCACTGAGCTCAAGCCGGGAGACACGGTTCTCGGCTACCTCCCCACGCAGGACCGGCACGTGGGCTACCCGATCAACGAGTTTTGCTTGGAAAAGTGA
- a CDS encoding SsgA family sporulation/cell division regulator, translated as MMANDHGTVLATMVFNLVAPAGVIAPVGVELRYDSRNPYEVCMKFNVGKAGQVDWVIARDLLADGLVAEAGEGDVRIRPRLDDPGLVLIALSSPSGQATFEVNADQLVEFLNDTYDVVAPGDEHRWMNVDEALSRLLSRNL; from the coding sequence ATGATGGCAAACGATCACGGCACGGTGCTCGCCACCATGGTCTTCAACCTGGTAGCCCCGGCGGGTGTGATCGCGCCGGTTGGCGTGGAACTGCGGTACGACAGCCGCAACCCGTACGAGGTCTGCATGAAGTTCAACGTGGGCAAGGCCGGTCAGGTGGATTGGGTGATCGCCCGTGACCTGCTGGCCGACGGGCTGGTCGCCGAGGCAGGCGAAGGTGACGTGCGAATCCGCCCTCGACTGGACGATCCGGGGTTGGTCCTGATCGCGTTGAGCTCGCCGTCAGGGCAGGCCACCTTCGAAGTGAATGCTGATCAGCTTGTGGAGTTCTTGAACGACACCTACGACGTGGTCGCACCCGGTGACGAACACCGGTGGATGAACGTCGACGAGGCGCTGAGCCGGCTGCTCTCGCGCAACCTGTAA
- a CDS encoding transposase — protein sequence MRAALRKGAENLTDEQRDIINQLRRTRYRLWRAWELKEEFRDVYRVIDPDEARAYLKSWCTRALRSRIPSMRNLVQRIRNHFDAIIAAIELGLSNSLLEGINSKIRVIQRRGYGHSPESLSTMIYLCLSGITITLPTER from the coding sequence GTGCGCGCCGCCCTGCGTAAAGGTGCGGAGAACCTCACCGACGAACAACGCGACATCATCAACCAGCTACGCCGGACACGCTACCGGCTCTGGCGTGCCTGGGAACTCAAAGAAGAATTCCGCGACGTCTACCGCGTCATCGACCCCGACGAGGCCCGCGCCTACCTCAAATCCTGGTGTACTCGAGCGCTCCGCAGCCGCATCCCTTCCATGCGAAACCTGGTCCAGCGCATCCGAAACCACTTCGACGCCATCATCGCCGCCATCGAACTCGGTCTCTCGAACTCCTTACTGGAAGGCATCAACAGCAAAATCCGCGTCATCCAACGCCGCGGCTACGGACATAGCCCCGAATCACTGTCCACAATGATCTACCTCTGCCTCAGCGGAATCACCATCACACTACCCACAGAAAGGTGA
- a CDS encoding nucleotidyltransferase family protein — MDVVILAAGRGSRLKDITPPYFKPLIIIDGEPLIRRLARTALRVSDGRIVIVAAPENALPLCQVLGDLPAEIVIQRQPNGPGDALLTGLRLVTSPEVQVLLGDNVVSVRDAEKIAQAAVPAVGVVLMHPAEAERYTYLAPSGCWVEKLPCDEAKTEQHLPCWVGPLKLRTDEIKAAIEHRIRNTRAEADPSEQEIPIGPLLNQQGPATLVPVSSVDVGVPAVWRPVRPLIEE, encoded by the coding sequence ATGGATGTCGTAATCCTTGCCGCCGGACGCGGTAGCAGACTCAAGGACATCACACCGCCTTACTTCAAGCCGTTGATCATCATTGATGGCGAACCTCTCATCCGCCGGCTCGCCCGGACAGCGTTGCGCGTCTCAGATGGGAGGATCGTGATCGTCGCCGCCCCGGAGAACGCGCTGCCCCTCTGCCAAGTGCTGGGCGACCTCCCGGCAGAGATCGTCATCCAGCGTCAGCCGAATGGACCAGGAGACGCGCTCCTCACGGGTCTTCGACTTGTCACATCGCCTGAGGTCCAGGTCCTCCTCGGCGACAATGTGGTGTCCGTCCGGGACGCGGAGAAGATCGCGCAGGCCGCCGTCCCGGCCGTCGGGGTCGTACTGATGCATCCTGCCGAAGCCGAGCGGTACACGTATTTAGCCCCGAGCGGCTGCTGGGTCGAAAAACTCCCTTGCGACGAAGCCAAGACCGAGCAGCACCTGCCCTGCTGGGTCGGCCCGTTGAAGCTGAGGACTGACGAGATCAAAGCCGCCATCGAGCACCGGATCCGGAACACGCGAGCCGAGGCGGACCCGTCAGAGCAGGAAATCCCCATCGGGCCACTGCTCAACCAACAGGGTCCGGCCACCCTCGTTCCGGTGTCTTCGGTGGACGTTGGAGTCCCCGCGGTATGGCGTCCGGTAAGACCACTCATCGAGGAATGA
- a CDS encoding 2-amino-3,7-dideoxy-D-threo-hept-6-ulosonate synthase translates to MKQYFRHLSPARRLRLNRLFRNNPQRTLIVPLDHPLTDGPCAGRGDSLNNLVGQLAANGADAVVLHKGNVRFVDPAWFKQLSLIVHLSASTVHAPDPDHKVLVGTVEEALRLGADSVSVHVNIGSREEARQLGDLAAVAESCDRWNVPLLAMMYPRGPRITDPRDPEIVVHAVTVAAELGADMVKTYYVGSDDAMGRITSTSPIPIVVAGGLRTADEKDLLELVDGAMRGGAAGLAMGRNIFQAPHPGNLTRKLAQRVHGDIVPAAPTELIAAQRDMA, encoded by the coding sequence ATGAAGCAATACTTCCGCCATTTGTCACCGGCGCGTCGTTTACGCCTCAATCGACTTTTTCGAAATAATCCACAAAGGACGTTGATCGTCCCGCTCGACCATCCACTCACCGATGGCCCCTGTGCGGGTCGCGGGGACAGCCTGAACAATCTCGTCGGCCAGCTCGCCGCGAATGGCGCGGACGCCGTGGTCCTCCACAAAGGAAACGTGCGTTTCGTCGACCCGGCCTGGTTCAAGCAACTGTCTCTGATCGTGCACCTCAGCGCGAGCACCGTGCACGCGCCAGACCCGGACCACAAGGTGCTCGTCGGGACGGTCGAGGAGGCGCTGCGACTGGGCGCCGACTCGGTCAGCGTGCACGTGAACATCGGTTCCCGCGAGGAGGCGCGGCAGCTCGGGGATCTGGCGGCGGTGGCCGAGTCCTGCGACCGCTGGAACGTTCCGCTTCTGGCCATGATGTACCCCCGCGGTCCGCGGATCACCGATCCGCGGGACCCCGAGATCGTGGTGCACGCCGTGACGGTGGCGGCCGAGCTCGGAGCCGACATGGTGAAGACCTACTACGTCGGCTCGGACGATGCAATGGGCCGGATCACCTCCACGTCGCCGATTCCGATCGTGGTGGCCGGCGGGCTGCGCACCGCTGACGAGAAAGACCTGCTGGAGCTCGTCGATGGGGCGATGCGGGGCGGCGCGGCAGGGCTGGCCATGGGCCGCAACATTTTCCAGGCTCCGCATCCCGGAAATCTCACCCGGAAGCTTGCGCAGCGGGTGCACGGCGACATCGTGCCAGCCGCTCCGACCGAGCTGATCGCCGCCCAGCGGGACATGGCGTAA
- a CDS encoding DUF4916 domain-containing protein, with amino-acid sequence MSSSSSAKGKWIPEAEYDEITKKIPILCIDVLPIHPGPERLVGLILRDTFWDRRRWCLVGGGVQHGEPLPNAVERVFDWALGDRVSLDLDTLNLKEVVEYFPDPDTGEFFDARKHAVALTYTCVMSGDPCPRGKAIDFRWFSPDALPERDALGFGQERLVPRLLAA; translated from the coding sequence ATGAGCAGCAGTTCTTCCGCCAAAGGGAAGTGGATTCCCGAGGCCGAATACGACGAGATCACCAAGAAGATCCCGATTCTGTGCATCGACGTGTTGCCGATCCACCCGGGGCCAGAGCGCTTGGTGGGACTAATACTCCGCGACACCTTCTGGGACCGCCGTCGATGGTGCCTCGTGGGCGGCGGAGTCCAGCACGGCGAACCGCTGCCGAACGCCGTCGAGCGGGTCTTCGATTGGGCGCTGGGTGACCGGGTTTCACTCGACCTCGACACGCTGAATCTGAAGGAAGTGGTGGAATACTTTCCCGATCCTGACACCGGCGAGTTCTTCGACGCCCGCAAACATGCCGTCGCCCTCACTTACACCTGCGTCATGTCGGGTGACCCATGTCCTCGTGGGAAAGCCATCGATTTCCGCTGGTTCTCACCCGACGCGCTTCCCGAGCGTGACGCCCTAGGTTTCGGGCAAGAGCGTCTTGTACCGCGCCTCCTGGCTGCTTGA